One Cardinium endosymbiont cEper1 of Encarsia pergandiella genomic region harbors:
- a CDS encoding ParB/RepB/Spo0J family partition protein — MEPIKGNRVLGRGLSALLQGAHTETAPNTFDHFFKMIQIGLIATNPCQPRQDFNQETLNELSASIKLHGIIQPLTVRKLNNHTYQLIAGERRLRAAKLAGLKEVPTYIRCTDNLHMLEVALIENIQRDALNAVEIALSYQRLLTDCKLTQEALAERVGKDRTTVNNYLRLLKLPPDIQIALRDQKISMGHARALINLQTPEIQLSYLKKILQGALSVREVEKLVQDLSAIGHLKKPTTKVQLNPSFKRKLQSTTHQLSQQFNTKVIIKADTQKQGEIKIMFDSEEELGRILAIISSIK; from the coding sequence ATGGAGCCTATAAAGGGAAATCGCGTGTTAGGTAGAGGGTTAAGCGCCTTGTTGCAAGGTGCCCATACAGAAACAGCTCCTAATACTTTTGACCATTTTTTTAAAATGATCCAGATTGGATTAATTGCTACCAATCCTTGCCAACCTCGACAAGATTTTAACCAAGAAACACTTAATGAATTAAGTGCCTCCATAAAGTTACATGGAATTATACAACCGCTTACCGTTCGAAAATTAAACAATCACACCTATCAGTTAATAGCTGGTGAAAGACGCTTGCGTGCAGCTAAATTAGCAGGCTTAAAAGAGGTCCCTACTTATATACGTTGTACGGATAATCTCCATATGCTAGAGGTTGCACTTATTGAAAATATCCAACGTGATGCATTGAACGCAGTTGAAATTGCGTTGAGCTACCAGCGTTTGCTGACAGATTGCAAACTTACACAAGAAGCATTAGCCGAACGGGTTGGAAAAGATAGAACCACTGTAAATAATTACCTTCGCTTGCTTAAATTGCCACCTGATATTCAAATTGCGCTTCGAGACCAAAAAATTTCTATGGGTCATGCAAGAGCGCTGATTAATTTGCAAACACCAGAAATACAGTTAAGTTATTTAAAAAAGATACTACAAGGTGCGCTTTCCGTACGAGAAGTCGAAAAATTGGTGCAAGACCTTTCTGCCATTGGCCATTTGAAAAAGCCAACTACTAAAGTACAACTTAATCCTTCTTTTAAAAGAAAGTTACAAAGCACAACGCATCAATTAAGCCAGCAATTTAATACAAAGGTAATTATTAAAGCAGATACACAAAAACAAGGAGAAATTAAGATTATGTTTGATTCTGAGGAAGAATTAGGAAGAATTTTGGCTATTATTTCAAGTATAAAATAA
- a CDS encoding ParA family protein produces MGKIVAIVNQKGGVGKTTTAINLAASLAILEKKTLLIDIDPQANATSGVGIKPEEVAHSIYECIVETVDPKLLIQSTTIPNLDLLPSHINLVGAEVEMVSFKNREGRIKLALKSITPIYDYIIVDCAPSLGLITINALTAADSLIIPVQCEYFALEGLGKLLNTTKIIQSRLNPNLEIEGILMTMYDARLRLANQIVAEVKKHFQSMVFETIIPRNIKLSEAPSFGMPAIIYDADSKGAVSYLRLAEEITGGVRNNKTD; encoded by the coding sequence ATGGGAAAAATCGTAGCGATTGTAAATCAAAAAGGTGGGGTTGGTAAAACAACTACTGCTATAAACCTAGCAGCAAGTCTTGCTATTTTAGAAAAAAAAACCCTTCTGATTGATATTGATCCACAGGCAAATGCAACTTCTGGTGTGGGCATTAAGCCAGAAGAAGTAGCACATAGTATCTATGAATGCATTGTAGAGACTGTAGATCCCAAGCTGTTGATTCAATCTACCACTATACCCAATCTAGATCTTTTGCCTTCCCATATCAACTTAGTAGGTGCAGAAGTAGAGATGGTGAGCTTTAAGAATAGAGAAGGTCGCATCAAATTAGCCTTAAAGTCCATAACGCCCATTTATGACTACATCATAGTAGATTGTGCGCCCTCTTTAGGCTTAATCACCATCAATGCACTTACCGCTGCAGATTCTTTAATTATACCGGTTCAGTGTGAATACTTTGCATTAGAGGGGTTAGGAAAGCTATTGAATACAACTAAAATTATTCAATCTCGCTTGAATCCTAACCTCGAAATAGAGGGCATATTAATGACAATGTATGATGCAAGGCTTCGTTTGGCCAACCAGATTGTAGCAGAAGTCAAAAAGCATTTTCAATCCATGGTTTTTGAAACGATTATTCCAAGAAATATTAAATTAAGTGAGGCACCAAGTTTTGGTATGCCCGCAATTATTTATGATGCAGATAGTAAAGGTGCGGTTAGCTATCTTAGGCTTGCTGAAGAAATCACGGGTGGCGTTAGAAATAATAAAACTGACTAA
- the mnmG gene encoding tRNA uridine-5-carboxymethylaminomethyl(34) synthesis enzyme MnmG, with product MVLEYDIIVVGGGHAGCEAATAAAKLGAKVLLVTMSLQTIGQMSCNPAMGGIAKGQLIREIDALGGFSGSIADQSAIQFRMLNTSKGPAMWSPRTQNDRGLFSIYWRRALESLPNLDFWQDMVVSLLVKNRQVQGIQTALGISIKGRAVILTNGTFLNGIIHIGAKKMAGGRSGEKAATGITEQLQKLGFQTGRMKTGTSPRVDGRTLDYNKMEKQPGDPVPGTFSFLNTSPLIKQKNCYITHTNPTVHNLIKDNLADVPIYNGQIQSTGPRYCPSIEDKVYRFADKERHQIFIEPEGWHTIQVYVNGLSTSLPEAIQLKMLRAITGFEKVKMICPGYAIEYDYFPPTQLYYTLETQLIQNLYFAGQINGTTGYEEAASQGLMAGINAYRKMHELSQIVFKRSEAYIGVLIDDLVGKGTEEPYRMFTSRAEFRILLRQDNADLRLTELGYAIGLADEERLQRVYKKKKALVSIFDFLKKWKIQPEIINPILAAQGASLIDIPQYADGLLKRPEVDLNDLLQLDKQQSNALFTYGEEVLQQANIQVKYENYFQKEKELVEKMEQLEHYTIPLDFNYTKLKAISAEGLEKLQKVRPATLGQASRISGVRPADISILMVYLGR from the coding sequence ATGGTACTTGAATATGATATTATTGTAGTAGGTGGTGGCCATGCAGGTTGTGAAGCTGCTACAGCTGCTGCGAAATTAGGCGCTAAAGTTTTGTTGGTTACCATGAGCTTACAGACAATTGGTCAAATGTCTTGTAATCCAGCTATGGGAGGTATTGCAAAAGGGCAGCTTATTCGGGAGATAGATGCCTTAGGAGGATTCTCTGGCAGTATAGCAGATCAGTCGGCTATTCAATTTAGAATGTTAAATACCTCAAAAGGGCCAGCAATGTGGAGTCCTCGAACACAAAATGATCGAGGCTTATTTTCAATATATTGGCGCAGGGCGCTTGAATCATTGCCAAATCTAGATTTTTGGCAAGATATGGTGGTCTCATTGCTAGTAAAAAATAGGCAAGTACAAGGTATTCAAACTGCACTAGGTATTAGCATAAAGGGTCGTGCTGTAATTTTAACCAATGGTACTTTTTTAAATGGAATCATCCATATTGGTGCAAAAAAAATGGCTGGTGGTCGTTCTGGAGAAAAAGCTGCCACGGGTATAACCGAACAACTGCAAAAACTGGGTTTCCAAACAGGAAGAATGAAAACAGGAACCTCACCCCGTGTAGATGGTAGAACATTAGACTACAATAAAATGGAAAAACAACCAGGCGATCCTGTGCCAGGTACCTTCTCTTTTTTAAATACTTCCCCGCTTATAAAGCAAAAAAATTGTTATATTACCCATACCAATCCAACTGTTCACAACCTTATTAAGGATAATTTAGCAGATGTTCCCATCTACAATGGGCAAATTCAAAGCACAGGTCCTCGTTATTGTCCTTCTATTGAGGATAAGGTGTATAGATTTGCAGATAAAGAGCGCCATCAAATTTTTATAGAGCCAGAAGGATGGCATACTATTCAAGTCTATGTAAATGGACTCTCTACTTCATTACCAGAAGCTATTCAATTAAAGATGCTAAGGGCCATCACTGGATTTGAAAAAGTAAAAATGATCTGCCCTGGTTATGCTATTGAATACGATTATTTTCCTCCTACACAGTTGTACTATACACTGGAAACCCAATTGATTCAAAATTTATACTTTGCAGGGCAAATCAACGGAACAACTGGTTATGAAGAAGCCGCCTCTCAGGGCCTAATGGCAGGGATCAATGCCTATAGAAAGATGCATGAACTTAGTCAAATAGTATTCAAGAGATCTGAGGCTTATATTGGCGTCTTAATAGATGATTTAGTGGGCAAAGGAACAGAAGAACCTTATCGAATGTTTACATCACGGGCTGAATTTCGCATTTTACTCAGACAAGATAATGCAGATTTACGTTTAACAGAATTGGGCTATGCGATAGGATTGGCTGATGAAGAAAGACTTCAAAGGGTATATAAAAAGAAAAAAGCACTGGTTTCTATCTTTGATTTTTTAAAAAAATGGAAAATACAGCCAGAAATAATTAATCCAATCTTAGCAGCACAAGGTGCAAGTTTAATAGATATCCCACAATATGCTGATGGGTTGCTAAAAAGACCAGAGGTTGATTTGAATGATCTGCTTCAATTGGACAAACAGCAAAGCAATGCACTATTTACTTATGGAGAAGAAGTATTGCAACAAGCGAACATTCAGGTTAAATATGAAAATTATTTTCAAAAAGAAAAAGAACTGGTAGAAAAAATGGAACAATTGGAACATTATACGATTCCACTTGATTTTAATTATACAAAACTTAAAGCAATCTCTGCAGAAGGATTAGAAAAGCTTCAAAAAGTAAGACCTGCTACCTTAGGGCAAGCTTCACGCATAAGCGGTGTGCGTCCGGCTGATATCTCTATTTTAATGGTTTATTTAGGACGGTAA
- the ndk gene encoding nucleoside-diphosphate kinase — protein sequence MNKIQENYTFSMIKPDAVQANHIGAILSMIEKAGFSIDAITMLQLTPIVAEHFYAVHSDRPFYKSLCAFIASSPVVVMVLQKENAVADLRRLMGATNPVEAAEGTIRKIFATSIDYNAIHGSDSDETAALETSFFFPGCDLLLKKASTT from the coding sequence ATGAACAAAATACAAGAAAACTATACATTTTCAATGATTAAGCCCGATGCAGTTCAAGCCAATCATATTGGTGCCATTCTTTCCATGATTGAAAAAGCAGGTTTTTCCATAGATGCCATCACTATGCTTCAGTTAACACCAATTGTTGCGGAACATTTTTATGCCGTCCATTCAGATCGTCCTTTCTACAAATCTTTATGTGCATTCATAGCTTCTTCCCCTGTAGTAGTTATGGTTTTGCAAAAAGAGAACGCTGTAGCAGATTTACGGAGACTAATGGGCGCTACTAATCCAGTAGAAGCCGCTGAGGGTACCATTAGAAAAATATTTGCTACTTCTATTGACTATAACGCTATTCATGGCTCAGATTCAGATGAAACAGCTGCATTAGAAACTTCTTTCTTTTTCCCTGGCTGTGACCTCCTTCTGAAAAAAGCCTCTACTACATAG
- the lipB gene encoding lipoyl(octanoyl) transferase LipB — MVQNRVIMVKHLGLIDYKEALAIQEVYYKTMVDQKHPRATVDPSRQPVASSYLLFCEHPPVYTLGRGGSMNHLLVDAATLATQKITLYHVNRGGDITYHGPGQLVVYPIIDLDFFFRDIHRYLRLLEASVIEMLAHFNIPSTSLPGLTGVWLKADKNSKPFDRKICSIGIRVSRWITMHGLALNVNNELAPFDQIIPCGIPKAVTSMQQELNKSISIMDVSDILAQIILKKLNYV; from the coding sequence ATGGTACAAAATAGAGTAATAATGGTAAAACACTTGGGCTTAATAGACTATAAAGAAGCGTTAGCGATTCAGGAGGTCTATTATAAAACCATGGTTGATCAAAAACATCCACGTGCTACGGTAGATCCATCTAGGCAACCAGTAGCTTCTAGTTACTTGCTTTTTTGTGAGCATCCTCCCGTATACACCTTGGGCAGAGGGGGATCTATGAACCATCTATTAGTGGATGCAGCTACCTTAGCAACACAGAAGATTACCTTATATCATGTAAATAGAGGCGGAGATATTACCTATCACGGGCCGGGCCAATTGGTAGTCTATCCTATTATTGATTTAGATTTTTTTTTCAGAGATATACACCGTTATCTTCGCTTACTTGAAGCATCTGTTATAGAAATGTTGGCCCATTTCAATATTCCATCAACTAGCTTACCTGGTTTAACAGGTGTATGGTTAAAAGCAGATAAAAATAGCAAACCGTTTGACCGAAAAATTTGTTCTATTGGAATTAGGGTAAGCAGATGGATCACCATGCATGGACTGGCCCTAAACGTAAATAATGAACTGGCCCCTTTTGATCAAATTATACCCTGTGGTATACCTAAAGCAGTAACATCTATGCAACAAGAATTAAACAAATCTATTTCTATAATGGATGTATCGGACATTTTAGCCCAAATTATTTTAAAAAAGTTAAATTATGTATAA
- a CDS encoding helix-turn-helix domain-containing protein: MQHRGEIIENVVRRSGISISVLAEKIGISRNTLYNRFKEKNLSYDFILTLGKVLHYNFAVHFPEMNSDRTLPDDARIELFQLEQKYENLLEKYNWLLKFLLKKSQAIDQHALRKKIKEFINAP, encoded by the coding sequence ATGCAACATAGAGGAGAAATTATTGAAAATGTAGTAAGAAGAAGCGGTATCTCTATTTCAGTATTAGCTGAAAAAATAGGTATAAGTAGAAATACGCTCTACAACAGATTTAAAGAGAAAAATTTAAGCTATGACTTTATATTGACCTTGGGAAAGGTATTGCACTATAATTTTGCGGTACATTTTCCTGAAATGAATTCAGATAGAACGCTTCCAGATGATGCCCGTATAGAATTGTTTCAACTTGAGCAGAAATACGAAAATCTTCTGGAAAAGTATAATTGGTTATTGAAGTTTTTACTGAAAAAATCGCAAGCTATAGACCAACATGCTTTGCGTAAGAAAATTAAAGAATTTATCAATGCTCCTTAG
- the rsmA gene encoding 16S rRNA (adenine(1518)-N(6)/adenine(1519)-N(6))-dimethyltransferase RsmA, with protein sequence MSTSIRIKKSLGQHFLRDLALASQIANLLTDDSLGGTVIEVGPGKGSLTDVLRHKAIAHLYLVEVDGDLIPYLKKKYASLSDQIIEADFLKLPLTEQFQGQRLTIIGNFPYNISSEILFKILDNRNVVGEMVGMFQKEVAQRITAKPGNKVYGMLSVLLQAFYTIAYHFTVPPDRFSPPPKVDSAVITMHRNDVQKLPCDELLFFQIVKRGFQHRRKKLQNALAGLNLSKRCYAGLLHKRAEELSVAEFIELTNALAVKTLV encoded by the coding sequence ATGTCAACCTCTATAAGAATTAAAAAATCATTGGGTCAACATTTTTTAAGAGATTTAGCTTTAGCGAGTCAAATAGCCAATCTATTAACAGATGACAGTTTAGGAGGTACTGTAATTGAAGTTGGACCGGGTAAGGGAAGCTTAACAGATGTATTGCGTCACAAGGCTATTGCTCATTTATACCTTGTAGAGGTAGATGGTGACCTTATACCCTATCTAAAAAAGAAATATGCCTCTTTAAGTGATCAGATCATAGAAGCAGACTTTTTAAAGCTGCCGCTAACAGAACAGTTTCAAGGGCAACGGTTAACGATTATTGGCAATTTTCCTTATAATATTTCTTCTGAAATTTTGTTTAAAATTTTGGATAACCGTAATGTAGTAGGTGAAATGGTAGGCATGTTTCAAAAAGAGGTAGCACAACGCATCACTGCTAAACCAGGTAATAAGGTCTATGGTATGCTTAGTGTGCTTTTACAAGCGTTCTATACTATCGCATACCATTTTACAGTGCCACCTGATCGTTTTTCTCCCCCTCCTAAGGTGGATTCTGCGGTTATTACCATGCACCGCAATGATGTACAAAAACTGCCATGTGATGAACTGCTATTTTTTCAAATAGTAAAAAGAGGATTTCAGCACCGTCGAAAAAAATTACAAAATGCACTGGCTGGGTTGAACCTATCAAAGAGATGTTATGCCGGTTTATTGCATAAACGTGCAGAGGAACTAAGTGTAGCTGAATTTATAGAACTTACCAATGCATTGGCTGTCAAAACGTTGGTTTAA
- a CDS encoding thymidylate synthase, translating into MKPYLTLLQHILAEGVDKKDRTGTGTKSLFGYQMRFNLEEGFPLLTTKKVHLRSIIYELLWFLSGDTNVGYLQQHGVTIWDEWASKEGRLGPIYGHQWRSWPTATGVKIDQISEMIKEIKTNPDSRRLLVSAWNVGEISKMALPPCHAFFQFYVANGRLSCQLYQRSGDVFLGVPFNIASYALLTMMMAQVCQLKPGTLIHTLGDAHLYYNHLEQARLQLKRSPYPLPTMQLSQRETDLFSFVYEDFTLLDYLHHPAIKAVVSV; encoded by the coding sequence ATGAAACCATATTTAACATTACTACAACATATTTTAGCAGAAGGAGTTGACAAAAAAGATAGGACTGGAACGGGGACAAAAAGTCTTTTTGGCTACCAAATGCGGTTCAACCTAGAAGAAGGATTTCCTCTGCTTACCACTAAAAAAGTGCACTTACGCTCTATTATCTATGAATTACTGTGGTTTCTAAGTGGAGATACAAATGTAGGTTATTTACAACAACATGGCGTTACCATATGGGATGAATGGGCCTCCAAGGAGGGAAGACTAGGCCCTATTTATGGGCACCAATGGCGGAGCTGGCCTACAGCAACAGGTGTAAAAATTGATCAAATAAGCGAGATGATAAAGGAAATTAAAACTAATCCTGATTCACGTAGGCTATTGGTAAGTGCATGGAACGTGGGTGAAATTTCTAAAATGGCATTGCCACCTTGTCATGCTTTTTTTCAATTTTACGTAGCAAATGGGAGACTATCTTGTCAACTCTACCAACGCAGTGGGGATGTTTTCTTAGGAGTGCCCTTTAATATTGCTTCTTATGCACTCCTTACGATGATGATGGCGCAAGTGTGCCAATTAAAACCTGGCACGTTGATTCATACACTTGGTGATGCACATTTATACTATAATCACCTGGAACAAGCAAGGCTACAACTGAAACGTTCTCCTTATCCATTGCCTACTATGCAACTTAGCCAACGGGAAACAGATTTATTTAGTTTTGTTTATGAGGATTTTACATTGCTAGATTACCTGCATCATCCAGCTATTAAAGCAGTGGTTTCTGTATAA
- a CDS encoding LD-carboxypeptidase, with the protein MHKCFIPIIFFLLANFSIVEFENQNINFINLLRDIPITIVAPASGVNKNELTTLKTITSLQLNIPNGSFDQSRSIFHSNSDEVRFKYLKDALFDSTNHVVWTLGGGYGAAKLIPALQKLTIPARDKFFIGYSDITALHIFFTQTWGWKTIHGSGIVEILKSDKKRANFTKIAEIICGKVKQATVDQLFPINAAARSIHTVNGKLTGGNITVLQTGIGTTWQVKTEGKILFLEDTQIKAYQLDRTLLHFKQAGLLKNVKAIIFGHCGTDNKDIITTLNQFASILPIPVFKTNRFGHGSTNDPIIYNTISQIALVQDGSFKLSMQV; encoded by the coding sequence ATGCATAAGTGCTTTATCCCTATAATATTCTTTTTACTAGCTAATTTTTCAATTGTAGAATTTGAAAATCAGAATATTAATTTTATTAATCTTTTAAGAGATATACCCATTACAATCGTTGCACCTGCTTCAGGTGTCAATAAAAATGAGTTAACTACTTTGAAAACCATCACCTCATTGCAATTAAATATACCAAATGGATCCTTTGATCAAAGCCGATCTATTTTTCATTCTAATAGTGATGAAGTAAGATTTAAATACCTAAAGGATGCACTGTTTGATAGCACCAATCATGTAGTATGGACATTAGGTGGAGGATATGGTGCTGCTAAGTTGATACCTGCTTTGCAGAAATTAACGATACCTGCCAGAGATAAATTTTTTATAGGATATAGTGATATAACTGCGCTCCATATTTTCTTTACACAAACATGGGGTTGGAAAACCATTCATGGCAGTGGAATAGTTGAAATACTTAAAAGTGATAAAAAACGGGCTAATTTTACAAAGATAGCTGAGATCATTTGCGGAAAAGTTAAACAGGCTACAGTTGATCAACTATTTCCAATTAATGCAGCAGCGCGATCTATCCATACTGTAAATGGTAAGCTTACAGGTGGTAATATAACGGTGTTGCAAACAGGTATTGGTACAACCTGGCAAGTAAAGACAGAAGGGAAAATTCTTTTTCTCGAAGATACCCAAATAAAAGCTTATCAACTAGATCGTACCTTACTGCATTTTAAACAAGCTGGTCTGCTAAAAAATGTGAAAGCCATAATATTTGGCCATTGTGGCACCGATAATAAAGATATTATCACAACACTGAATCAATTTGCATCTATTTTACCTATCCCAGTCTTTAAAACAAATAGGTTTGGACATGGAAGCACAAATGATCCGATTATTTACAATACCATTAGTCAAATTGCTCTTGTCCAGGACGGTAGCTTTAAGCTGAGTATGCAAGTATAA
- a CDS encoding tyrosine recombinase, whose protein sequence is MNFLLQQFETYLRLQCLLANHSIKAYLSDVTKFTQFFLNKTVTPLTADSAHIQEFLAKLHHVGIKATSQSRMLSSLRLFYKFLSLGHQITKDPTKIIESPHLGKHLPSILSTWEIERIINAIDHSTPIGVRNRAIVETLYGTGIRVSELISLRLSHIYFQENFIRVIGKGDKERLIPIGAMALKHIKLYIEGVRAHMDIKPGYLDILFLNRRGKSLTRVMIFLMVQALARKAKIDVEVGPHIFRHSFATHLIEGGAHLRAIQEMLGHRSLTTTEIYTHLDRDYLKQIMQDCHPRSRLKRHNT, encoded by the coding sequence ATGAATTTTCTTTTGCAGCAATTTGAGACCTACCTTCGTTTACAGTGTTTACTGGCCAACCATTCTATCAAAGCTTATCTTTCTGATGTAACAAAATTCACCCAGTTTTTTTTGAATAAAACAGTCACACCGCTAACGGCTGACAGCGCTCATATTCAAGAATTTTTAGCCAAACTACACCACGTCGGCATAAAGGCTACCAGTCAATCGAGAATGCTTTCTAGCTTGCGTCTTTTTTATAAGTTCTTATCCTTGGGTCACCAGATCACTAAGGATCCCACTAAGATTATAGAAAGTCCTCATTTAGGGAAACATCTACCATCTATTTTGTCTACATGGGAAATTGAGCGGATCATTAATGCGATAGACCATTCTACACCAATCGGTGTACGCAATCGAGCCATCGTGGAAACACTGTATGGTACAGGGATACGTGTTTCTGAGCTGATCTCTTTGAGGTTAAGTCATATCTACTTCCAAGAAAATTTTATACGTGTAATTGGAAAAGGTGATAAAGAACGTTTGATACCTATTGGTGCCATGGCACTAAAACATATTAAACTTTATATCGAGGGAGTGCGTGCCCATATGGACATAAAACCTGGATATTTAGATATTTTATTTTTAAATCGACGCGGAAAGAGCTTGACTAGGGTAATGATTTTTTTAATGGTACAGGCACTTGCTCGAAAAGCCAAAATCGATGTAGAAGTAGGGCCTCATATTTTTAGACATTCTTTTGCTACACATTTAATAGAGGGAGGTGCACATTTACGTGCCATACAGGAAATGTTGGGACATCGTTCGCTTACCACTACCGAAATATATACCCATTTGGATAGAGATTATCTTAAACAAATCATGCAAGATTGTCACCCAAGAAGTCGCCTAAAACGCCACAATACGTAA
- a CDS encoding 1-acyl-sn-glycerol-3-phosphate acyltransferase: MTSKNSTNKSAGSWIQKSAMVLIKFLGWKINNITHPTTCKKAIMALAPHTSNWDFFYGMLFKLSHPNVTIRFAIKKEVMFFPLSYLMKKLGAIPIDRNKTTNHTNMVAVMAEMLNSADALVLAIAPEGTRSYVKRWKTGFYRLAEAANVPIILGYIHYAKKEMGFGPTFYPTGNIEKDIANIQSFYRNILGKYPERGVV; this comes from the coding sequence ATGACTTCCAAAAATAGCACGAACAAGTCAGCAGGGAGTTGGATCCAAAAATCTGCAATGGTTCTTATTAAGTTTTTAGGCTGGAAAATCAACAACATAACGCATCCAACGACTTGTAAAAAAGCAATAATGGCATTGGCGCCACATACTAGTAATTGGGATTTTTTTTATGGCATGTTATTTAAACTTAGCCATCCTAATGTAACGATTAGATTTGCCATAAAAAAAGAAGTAATGTTTTTTCCACTTTCCTACCTAATGAAAAAGCTGGGTGCTATTCCAATAGATAGAAATAAAACAACCAACCACACCAATATGGTAGCTGTAATGGCAGAAATGCTCAATAGTGCAGATGCGCTTGTACTAGCAATTGCACCCGAAGGTACAAGAAGCTATGTAAAACGCTGGAAAACAGGATTTTATAGATTAGCCGAAGCAGCAAATGTTCCAATTATTTTAGGATATATACACTATGCTAAAAAAGAAATGGGGTTTGGTCCAACTTTCTATCCTACAGGTAATATAGAAAAGGATATAGCAAATATTCAAAGTTTTTACCGAAACATACTGGGCAAATATCCAGAGCGGGGTGTCGTTTGA
- a CDS encoding nucleotide exchange factor GrpE, with amino-acid sequence MKLQDTHTSETGCCSSEVDTNQTNCCNGGTKTSQSCCCSGEESMEPCCCGRQEVENQIHCGNPHETELHMGCCQSADRLDDADKQILNPDISSFQQLQSLLKETHDKYLRLYAEFDNFKKRAAKERIALTDKANEQTLKELLPIIDDFERCIMALQGRQAVVQDLEGIKLIYDKLCGLLKKYGVQEIAIEQGSVFNADLHEAIMQQPVDNLEMQGKIVTVVEKGYLINEYVLRFAKVIIGV; translated from the coding sequence ATGAAGTTACAAGATACACATACAAGCGAAACAGGATGCTGCTCATCGGAAGTAGATACAAACCAAACAAATTGTTGCAACGGAGGGACCAAAACCAGTCAGTCATGTTGCTGTAGTGGCGAAGAAAGTATGGAACCATGCTGCTGTGGCCGACAAGAGGTCGAAAATCAAATACATTGTGGCAATCCACACGAAACAGAATTGCATATGGGTTGCTGTCAGTCAGCTGACAGACTAGATGATGCAGATAAGCAAATATTGAATCCTGATATAAGTTCATTCCAGCAGCTGCAATCACTACTAAAGGAAACACATGACAAATACCTTCGCCTTTATGCTGAATTTGATAATTTTAAGAAGCGTGCGGCCAAAGAACGCATAGCCCTTACCGATAAGGCGAACGAGCAAACACTAAAAGAACTTTTACCAATTATAGATGATTTTGAGCGATGTATAATGGCCTTACAGGGTAGACAAGCAGTCGTTCAAGATCTTGAAGGCATCAAACTAATTTATGATAAATTATGTGGACTTTTAAAAAAGTATGGTGTACAAGAAATAGCCATAGAACAAGGCAGTGTATTTAATGCTGACCTGCATGAAGCAATTATGCAGCAACCAGTAGATAATCTGGAAATGCAAGGAAAAATTGTAACAGTAGTAGAAAAAGGATACCTAATTAATGAATATGTGTTACGTTTTGCTAAAGTTATAATTGGAGTATAA